ATCTCTTCACTATAATTTCTTTCATGGCCCAAGTCTCTTCCTAAGAAAACTTCACTTTGACCTGTTCCAAAAGATATAGGGCCTAATACATCAGACATACCATATTCTGTAGTCATTTTCCTTGCTATAGAACTCATTCTATCTATATCATTCTTAGCTCCTGTACTAATATCGTCAAGTATAAGCTTTTCAGCAACCCTTCCTCCTAAAAGAACTACCATCTCATCTAATAATGTAGATTTTGATGTGTAACTTTTGTCTTCTTCTGGTAAGCTCATTGTATATCCACCAGCCATACCTCTTGGAATTATACTTATTTCATGTACCGGATCTAAACCTTCTAGACATTTTCTAACAACTGCATGCCCTGCTTCATGATAAGCAGTAAGTTTTCTATCTTTTTCACTAACCACTCTACTTTTCTTTTCTGGACCTGCTATTACTCTTGTTATAGCTTCCTCTAGTTCATACATACCAACAATTTTCTTATTACCCCTAACTGCAAGTAATGCTGCTTCATTCATTAAATTCTCAAGATCTGCTCCTGTAAATCCTGGTGTCATCTTTGCAAGTACCTTAAGATTTATATTTTTATCTAAGCGTTTATTTCTACAATGAATTTTTAATATTTCTTCTCTACCCTTAACATCTGGACCACCTACTACGATTTGTCTATCAAATCTTCCTGGTCTTAATAATGCTGGATCTAAAATGTCAGGTCTATTGGTAGCTGCAACCATTATAATTCCTTCATTTCCAGAGAAACCATCCATTTCAACAAGTAGTTGATTTAACGTTTGTTCTCTTTCATCATGTCCTCCACCAACACCTGCTCCTCTTTGTCTACCTACGGCATCAATCTCATCTATGAATATAATACACGGTGCATTTTTCTTTGCTTGTTCAAACAAGTCTCTTACTCTAGATGCACCTACACCCACAAACATCTCCACAAAGTCAGAACCGGATATAGTAAAGAAAGGTACTCCCGCTTCACCTGCTACTGCCTTTGCAAGTAAAGTTTTACCTGTACCTGGAGGTCCTACTAATAAAACACCTTTTGGTATTCTAGCTCCCATTTCTATATACTTTTTAGGTTGCTTTAAGAAGTCTACAACTTCTGCTAACTCCGCCTTTTCTTCATCTGCTCCTGCCACATCATTAAAGCCTACTTTTTTTCTGTCTGGGGTAGCCATTCTTGCTTTACTTTTTCCAAAATTCATAACACCTCTACCACCGCCACCGCCTTGTGACTGCTGCATAAACATAAAAAAGACAAATCCCAACATTAATATAAATAATAAAGTTGGCAAATATTGAAACCATACTGGAAAGCTCTGTGGTTTCGTATATTCAATTTTAACTGCCTTTGTATCAGCTTTTTCAACCAAGCTATCTATTAATCTGGATGATATTACAGATTCATATTTAGTTTTATCTTTTAATTCACCAGAAACTATTGCTATACTTCCATTTTGCTGTATTTTCAAGGATTGCACTTTATTTTGATTCCAATAACCCACAAATTGATCAACCCTTACATTTCCACCTGTTTTATTTGATTCAAGCATTGTAACACCTGCAAACATAGCTAATAAAAGCACTAATATCCAGGCCGTTGTTGCACTAAAAAACTTCTTCATTTAAAGGCCCCCTCTCTATTTAATTACTATAAAATTTTATCATACGAAATTTTTATTTACAATAATAATTATTATTAATTATTTATTAATGGTATGCTTTACCATAATTTATTTTAATAAAATAAATATTTATATTTTATTGCACATATAGTCCACATATTTAGATATGCTTTTAGTTTGTATATACTTCTTCTTTTAATATACCTATAAAAGGTAAGTTTCTATATTTCTCTGCATAATCTAGTCCATATCCTACCAAGAAGTAGTCAGGAACTTCAAAACCTAAATACTTAACATCAATTTCTACCTTTCTTCTTTCATATTTGTTTAATAAACATGCTATTTCCACGGATTCCGGTTTTCTTGATTTTAGATATTCAATTAGATATTTTAACGTAATCCCTGAGTCTATTATATCCTCAACTACAAGAACATGCTTGCCTTCTATCTCTTCATCTAAATCTTTCAATATTCTAACAACGCCAGAAGTAGTTGTAGATTTTCCATAACTTGATACAGCCATAAAATCCATATAGCAAGGTATCGTAACTTCTTTTATAAGATCTGACATAAATACAACGGAACCTTTTAAAATTCCTATTAAAATCAATTCTTTTCCCCTATAGTCTTCACTTATCCTTTCTGCTAGTTCTTTTGTTTTCCTTCTTAATTCTTCCTCTGAGTAAAGCACCTCTTTAATGTCTTCTCTCATTAGCTTTTCCCCTCTCTATGTTTATTTTAAGCACATTCTGTGTTTTATTAGTTACTTTGAATTTTTCACTTACCCTATATCCTATAATCCATGCAATTTCATCATTAAAGCATAAGAGAGGAATAATATCTCTTATTTCCTTAGGAATCTTCATATCTATAAAAGCTTTCTTTAATTTCTTATTTCCCTGCATTCCTAATGGATTAAATAAATCGCCTTCTCTTCTATATCTCAATGTAATATTTCCACACACTTTATCATAATCAAAATACTTTAGATATTTATTATTATCACTTACATCTATAGACTTTTTATCGAGTACTTCAAGAGAAACTTGCATGTTTTCTGAGATTATATTTTTTTCCCCGATTCTTAAGCTTTGTTCCTTTAATTCAGTACTCTTATATTTTAATACATCTAAATTCTTACCAAATAATATATGTACCTCGCCATAATTATTGTATGCAATAATTCCACTTGGAAGCATAACTTTTTTTCCATTACTATGTGTCTGTATATCTATGATACTATATATGTGGCTTTTTTCAAAGTTATATGTATCTCCAGTTAAACTAGTTAATGCAAGTCTTATGATTCTTGTTAAGATACCTTTTTTCTCTTTAAAAGCCTCTTTACTTATTATAACCTTATTATTTTTAATATCACAATATTTTTCATAATATTGCCTGGAAATATCATCTAAAATCTCATTATCACTCTGCATATTGTAAGCAAGCCTGTTTAAAGCTCCAATTATATCATCATTAAAATTTTCTTTCATATATGGAATTAGTTCAAGCCTTACTTTATTTCTAGTATATATATTTTCTAGATTTGTTTTATCTATTCTGGGATTTAAGCACTCCCTTTTACAATATGATTCAATCTCATTTCTTGTTATATTTAAAATAGGTCTTATAAATACCTTGTCCCTAACAGGCTTTATGCCACATAATCCATCTATTCCAGTTCCTCTCATAACTCGCATTAATAACGTCTCAGCCTGATCATTTGCATTATGTGCAACAGCAATCTTATTAATAACATACTTTTCTTTTAGTTCATTAAAAAAATTGTACCTGAGATTTCTACCTGCGACTTCACAGGATACACCATGTTCTTTTTCATACCCCTTAACATCTACCCTTTTTCTAAATAATTCTATATTTAGATTCTTGCAAAGTTCCACTACATATTCCTCATCTTTATCTGATTCTTCTCCCCTTAGACAATGATTAACATGAGCTGCACATATTTCTATGTCCAGCTCATTTCTAAGTTTATTCAAAACATGAAGTAAACACACAGAATCAGGGCCTCCTGATAGAGCTACTAATATCTTATCACCGTTATCAATCATATTATGTTGCCTTATACTTTTCATTACTTTCTCTATCAAGTTACCAACTCCTATTTAAATACATTAATTATTAATGTTACAATACATAATTATAACATAATTACTCGCTGCTAAAGATTATTTTACAAATTCTTAATAAACTGTATAAATTTTAGATACTAATACCGTCATGTCGTCTTTAATTTTATAATCGTTAAGTTTTATTGCTTCATTTAATATTTCACAGGCTATTTCTTTAGGGTCATTACTATTACTATTTTTTAGGTATTCTACAATCCAGTTGCTGTTCAAAAGATTACTATCATTATAATCTAAAACTCCATCACTTACCATTACAATAAGATCACCATTTTTAACTTTTTTATTCTCTATTTCAACATCCACAGTGTCTAGAACACCTATAGGTAAACTTTTAGATTTTATAATATCAATTTTACTATCACTCTTTAAGAAACTTGCTACTGCCCCAACCTTCATAAACTCAACATTACCACTATATAAATCAATATTACATAAGTCTAAAGTTGAAAACTTTTCATCCTCATTAAATTTCATGCTCATTATAGAGTTAATGGTATTAATAGCCGTTATTTTATTAAAACCAGCCCTACAAAATTCGTTAATTAAGTTTACAGATGCTTCACTTTCTTTTCCTGCCTGTGGTCCAGAACCCATCCCATCACTTATAATTGAAATATATGTTCCATCCTTCAATTTAGAGAAGCTATTACTATCTCCATTACATTTTTCACCATCTTTACACTTTACAGCTGAATAGGAATTTACATGAAATTTGGGTATCTGTTCAAAAGTTACAGAACAAGTATTTTTCTTCTTATCAATACAACAATTTTCACTAGTTACACACATAGGCTCTCCAACAGCTTCATTCATATAAGAAAGAATCTTTTTAGAACAACTCTTTTTTCCTCCACATGCTTCTAACCATAACTTTATAACATTCTTACATCTCTCATCCTTTATACACAGTATATTACTATAGCTAATCCTATTTTTATCTAAAATTCGTTTAATCTTATTCTCTAAACATATATTTATTGAAATGTTAGCCTGTATATCCTCTCCAATAGATTTAACAGTACTTGCCATACTCTTTATTTGACTCGATAAAAGTTCTCGTCCCTCACATAAACTATTTTTTCTCATCTCATTTATAATGTATCTATTTACAATCTCCTCTGTATTTTTACTTAGAACAGTTCTGTTTATACATTTTCTTTCTAATTCGTAGGGCATAGTTTTTTTATTTTCTTGATAATTTTGTATGAGCTCAGAAAAGGCCGAATATGTATAATGAATTTCACGTTTCCAACAAATACTATTCATATCACATTGAGCACAAGCTCTATCAGCCAAATTTTCAATTAGTGCGGAACTCTTACTTTTTAGTGCTAGTTTATCGTTATCCACTAATTTATCTAATGTTGAAGATATATTAAATAATAAATCTGAAAATCCATTAACTTTTTCCGAATATATATTTCTTATTTTACTAAGATAATTTTCACTCAAATTTTCTTTCTTCTCTTCTACATTAAAGTCTAAAATAAGTTTTTTATAAATTTTCTCTGGTATAAATATAATAGCGGTTAGAGCTATTATAGCCTCAATACCTATAAAACTAGTATTAGTTCCTAAATATATTTGCACTATGAAAAAGGTAACTCCACATGCTAATGAAGTAAAATATTTCCCTGTATCTCTGAATAGTCCTGATATAAGTCCACAAATGCCAAAAACACTTATAAATATAGGCATATCAGCAGAAGTCATTCCTATTATGGCTCCTAAAGCCACTCCTGTTGTACCTCCTGTAGAAGGTCCACATATAAATCCAACCATAGCAACAAAAAATATTCCTACTACATTCGTAAGTGATATATACCTTATGTTAACGCCCCAAGTTCCAGATAATATTAGAGAAATAAAAATACCCATGCTAATCATTTCTTCATTGCTAAACACTTTTTTATAATCTAATGTTTTAAAACATATTATCCCTTGATTAATAATATAATATAATGGTATTAAGCATAGCACTTCCATAAAAGAATAAAAAACACTTATAGAGAAGTTCATTTTATTTATAACTAATCTAGATATAATGTACTCTACAATTAATAAAGATGCTATGGATATAATTTTCTTCTTTTTTTCTTCTCTAGAAAAAATATAATTGGATCCTATTATAGTACTTACAGATATAAAATATATTGATATATTCTCAACCTTGTTTATTAAGGTTATATATCCAATCATACTCCCTATGCCACATATCAAAAATTTTTCTTTATCTAGATGTAATGAAAATGCTATGAGTAATGCTATTCCAAATGGAGCCATGCCGTTTATTAATTTTACTCTACTTATAAGGAAACATATAAAAGCAAGATAAATATAACTTTTAATATTTTTCAAAATATATTTTTTTGAACATTTCTCCTCGCTATCTTCCTTTTTCAACCTTTTGTAAGGTAATACCTCTAATCCATACTGCATTTAATACACCACCCTTTTCAAAATTACGAAATTATTATAACAAATCTCTCTGGAAATAATTGTCATAACATAGTGGTGATATTTTTTTTCATGAGACATAAACTTTTAATATATGTATTTTTTTACCATTATTCTTGTCATAATATTTTTTTACAATGTAACGTCTAAATTTTATCTTTATAAAACAAAAAAAGTTGTTGAATATTCAACAACTTTTGGTAGCGGAAATAGGACTTGAACCTACGACCCTTCGGGTATGAACCGAATGCTCTAGCCAGCTGAGCTATTCCGCCATGTGGTTGCGGGGGCAGGACTTGAACCTACGACCTTCGGGTTATGAGCCCGACGAGCTACCAGCTGCTCCACCCCGCGATATTTGGTGCTGAAGACCGGAATCGAACCGGTACGGTGTGTTAGCACCGCAGGATTTTAAGTCCTGTGCGTCTGCCTGTTCCGCCACTTCAGCATGTTATATTTAAATATGGTAGCGGAAATAGGACTTGAACCTACGACCCTTCGGGTATGAACCGAATGCTCTAGCCAGCTGAGCTATTCCGCCACATGGTTGCGGGGGCAGGACTTGAACCTACGACCTTCGGGTTATGAGCCCGACGAGCTACCAGCTGCTCCACCCCGCGATATTTGGTGCTGAAGACCGGAATCGAACCGGTACGGTGTGTTAGCACCGCAGGATTTTAAGTCCTGTGCGTCTGCCTGTTCCGCCACTTCAGCATGTTATATTCAAATGGTTGCGGGGACAGGACTTGAACCTGCGACCTTCGGGTTATGAGCCCGACGAGCTACCAGCTGCTCCACCCCGCGATATTTTAGTGCTGAAGACTGGAATCAAAACGGTACGGCTATAAACACCATAAGATTTTAATCCTTGTGAATCTGTCTGTTCCATCAATTCAGCATATTAATAATTTAAATGGTTGCGGGGGCAGGACTTGAACCTACGACCTTCGGGTTATGAGCCCGACGAGCTACCAGCTGCTCCACCCCGCGATATTTTGGTGCTGAAGACCGGAATCGAACCGGTACGGTGTGTTAGCACCGCAGGATTTTAAGTCCTGTGCGTCTGCCTGTTCCGCCACTTCAGCATAACATCTTTTGTCGCAATTTATCAGCGACAAGTGTAATTATATATTAATAGAAATAATATGTCAATACTTTTTTCTAAAAAAACTTTCTATATAAAATAAAGCTAGAGACATTTTATTGAACTCTAGCTTTTTATTTCTATTTATTAAATGAATATATATAAATCTATTTATTTTTTCTTTTTACCATTTCCTTGATTTCTTGCTGATTTAGCTGTCTTCATTTCTTTTAATCTTTCTTCACTTTCCTTCAAAAACTTAGAAAGATTATCTTCAAAGTTAAAAGAATGAACTTTAGACTTCTCTTTATTCCAATCTATTTCTTGAGGTGCATTAGTCCTTTTAGGTCTTTCCTCTTCAAGCTGTTTCATTGATAAACTAATTTTGCCATTTTCGTCAACTGATATAACTTTTACTTTTACTATATCATTTTCTTTTAAATGTTTACTTATATCTTTTACAAAAGTTCTAGATATCTCAGATATATGTAATAGTCCAGTTTTTCCCTCCACCTCTACGAACGCTCCAAATTTTGTGATGTTAACCACTTTTCCTTCTATAATGCTTCCTGGTTTTAAAGACATCGAAAAAGTATCCTCCTTAAAATAATATTTATGTAATTTATTTTTTCTTGTCTACAATCGTTGATTCACCTTTTTTTGTTAATCCCAATCTTTCTCGAGCTATCTTCTCTATGTATTGATCATCTTGGGACATTTTAACCTCATCTTTTAACTTTTGATTTTCCTTCTTTACTTGTTCTACTTCCATATTCCACTTCTTCATTTCTTTTTTTTGATTGTATATAGTTATTTGTTGAGATACTAATGTATATACCACGTATATTATTCCTAAAAATAGAATTACTTTTTGGGAATTTCTAAACCTTTTCACAGTATATCATACCTTTCAAGTTTGGTAAATTGATAAAACCATTAATTTTTAAAACTTTTCTTAAGCTTATAAATTAATATACTTACTGGAAACATTAAATGTTTTATAAATATTCTTATACTCGTAAATAAAAACTTATTTAAATTATACAATATTAATATACATAAATCACTTAAAAATTTTAAATATACTAAAATTCCTATAAATATTAATATATATATATATATACTAACATATGCGTAGTTCGTGTACAACAAGAATATAAATACCAAAATCGATGTAAATATCCAAAAAAGTGTATCTTGTATAATTGTAACTATATTCCCTGGATGGGAAACCCCTCTGATTAGTCTATAGATGTCAAATAATGTCCCCGTTAAAAATCCAGCAAGTATACTAAATATAAATAACCTTAATTGAAAATCAATTGGAAATAACATACTAAATCACCTTACTTAAATAATCTTTTAAAGATAGATTCGTCTTTTGAAAGTTTCTTATGATTTTTATATAAACAACTATTAATTTCTCCTGTTATATTTACTTCCCCATTTGTTACATCTAATTTATTCATTTTTAAATCACTACCTTTTATATTTAACCCGCCAAGTTTTGTACTAAGTATTATTTCTTCCTCATTAAAGCTCACAACTTCTAGCACTCCACTTATTTCAAGTTTCTTTCTATCTTCTAATAATAATCTCCCTTTTCTTTCTTCAGTTATTATTTCTTTCTTTCTCTCCATATAATCCTCCCAATATATAGTGCTAATTATATAACCACTATTACAATGTATATGCAGTAAGTGTCTTATAAATTCTTTATACTAATAAAAAAAGATGAGGCTTTATTTATAGCCTCATCTTTACTCCTCCGCATCTTTTCCTGATATTATATCATACATTTCTTTTGCTTCTTCTTTTTTTACATGTTCAGTTATATTTACAATTTTAGCTTTTAAGGTATCCTTTGCAAATAATATTTCTATAATATCATTTTCTTTTATAGTAGTACCTGCTTTGGCTTCCTTGCCATTTATATGGACTCTTCCACTGTCACAAATTTCTTTAGCTTTTGTTCTTCTTTTTATTATTCTAGAAACTTTTAAATATTTATCTAATCTCATAATTATCTCCCCTTTTTCTTCTATTAAGAAAATTATAAAACAAAAAACCTAGATTTGCACCTAGGTTTTTATATTAGTTATTAAAAACTATTTGTTTACTTTTTCTTTAAATTCTTTTCCAGCTTTGAAAACTGGTGCTATTGATGCAGGAATCTCGATTTCTTCCTTAGTTCTTGGATTTCTTCCTTTTCTAGCAGCTCTTTTTCTAGTTTCGAAAGTTCCAAAACCAATTAATTGTACTTTCTCATCTTTTTCAAGAGTTTCTTCTACTGCTTCTATAAATGCTTTTAGAGCAGCTTCTGCATCTTTTTTAGTTAACTTAGATTTTTCACTCATAACAGTAATTAATTCAGCTTTATTCACCTTAGTTACCTCCTTAAATTAAAGTACGCTCTTTATTTGAGTATACTATAAAATAGCTTATTCTTCAAAAGATTAAAAAATCCTTCTTTTTATATGATTTTTTTGTATTAAAATTATTAAACCTGCATTTACTTTTGATTTTTCGCATTTTCCCAAAGTTTATCTAAATCTTCTAGTGACATATCTTTTAGATTATTGCCTGTATTTATTACATGCTTCTCAATAAACCTAAATCTATGTATAAACTTTTCTGTAGTATGGTTTACAGCTTCTTCTGGATCTACTTTTAAAAACCTGCAAACATTAACAGTCGCAAAAATCAAATCGCCTAGTTCATCTATTATTTTTTCCCTGTTTTTTGAATTATATACCTCAAGAACCTCAATATATTCTTCTTTTACCTTGTCTAATGCTGGTTTTATTTCTTCCCAATCGAATCCAACCTTAGCTGCCTTTTTTTGAACCTTTTCAGCTCTAATTAAACCTGGTAGACTTCTTGATATATGCTCTAGTTCTTCTGTGTAGGTGCTATAACCCTTTTCTTTTTTCTTAATACTTTCCCAATTATCTAATACTTCTTCCGAACTGTCAAGTTTAATTTTCCCAAATATATGTGGATGTCTATTTATCATTTTCTCACATATACCCTCAGTTACGTCATAGATGTTAAAATATCCTTCGTCTTTTCCAATTTTAGAATGAAAAACAACTTGTAATAATAAATCTCCTAATTCTTCTATTAAATTATTTTCATCCTCTTTTTCAATGGCATCTATAACCTCATAAGCCTCTTCTATTAGACATCTTTTAAGAGATTTATGATCTTGTTCCAAGTCCCAAGGACATCCATTTTCTCCCCTTAAAACATCCATTATCTTAACTAAATCATAGAAATCTTTTAATGCTTTAGTACCCTTGGGTATATATAGTGATGTTAAATAATCTATATCTTCTTGTCTATCTAATTCATAAAGTTTTATTTTTCTTATACTCTCTAAATCTTGAACTCCAGCTGCCCTTACAAAATAAATTTCTTCTGAATCATTATAATACTCAGATAGTGCTAGCTTAACCTCTGAAGCTATTAATTTATTATAAACTTGTGTAATTATTATTCCTGTATTGTTATGTAATATGGTGTTTTTTATTTCAAATGCATCAACTATCTTAATACCTTGTATAGGATCTATTTTAAGTGCTTCCATTATAGCCTCAATAAAACTTACAGCAGGTAGTATTTTGTATTCAATATTATGTTCTGTGCAAAGCTCTATTAACATTGAAACTGACTTTTCTGCTACTAATGGATGACCTGGCACACCATATATTATATCTTCATGTTCCTTATGTTTTTGAATTAAATCCTTTGATATTGCACTATATACCTCATCAAAATTATCATAATTTTCATAAAAGTTATCATATACATCAAATTTAATTCCTAAAGATTTTATATACTCAATAGTTGGATGTTTTTCTGTTCTAAAAAATATCTTTTTACAGCTTTTTAAAGCTTCTAAGGCACCAATAGTTAATGAATCTTTATCTCCTGGTCCTAAACCTAAAATTTTAATCATAAGTTATTCACTCTCCTTCCTATGTAATTTTAACATAAATTTATTATTTAAAATATCGTATACCTTAAGATACATTAAATTTTCCTTTAACTTCTTTATAACTGAAAATCTTAAGTATAATTACTGCTAATAAATAAGTAATAACACCAATTACTATAGCTGATAAGCAAGCTAAATCATTACTTAGTGTATGCGTATACATATATTTATACCCCAATATTACAGAAATAGACATAATTAAAGATGCTATAATAGGCTTTATTATGGAATCCAACATATTTATAGGCATTAAAAGCTTTCTTTTAATTAAAATCATATTTAAAATGCTAGAGGTTATATATCCTATTGTAGATCCTATAACTGCGCCATATATGTTTATATTAGGAATAGGTACTAGTATATAAGTTAGTATAATTTTTAATATACATCCTATTGCAAGATTTTTAACTGGAGCATAAAAGTTATTCATAGCTTGTAGAAGAGTTGTGCTACATTGACTTAGTACTATAAATGGTAAAGATATAGCCATATATTTTAAAATCGTATATCCGCCAAAGTCTCCTCTAAAAACCAGGCTCATTACAGGATATGATAAAAAATATAATCCCATAGCTGAAGGCATTGAAATCACACTAGAAAGTTTTATAACTCCTTCTACTTTATTTTGTAATTCTACCTTTCTGTTTTTCACATATGCTTCCGCTACAATAGGAACAATAGATGTACATAAAGCCACAGAAAGAGCTAACGGTACATGAGATAATGTAGCTGCCTTTCCCGTTAGTTGTCCATATAATATAGCTGCGTCTTTGCTTGAAAACCCTGCCCTTAATAACCCTCTTGGAACTACTATAGAATCAACTAATCCCATTATTGTTCCTACTACAGCCCCAAAAGAAAACGGAATAGCATTTCTCAATATATCACCTACAATGGGACGCTTAATATCTGATTTTTTCTTAGGTATATATCTTAATACTGATAAAAATTTTATAACTAAATATATAAATCCTAATAAAGAACCTATTAGTGCTCCTAACGCAGCTCCACCTGCCGCATATTCTATACCTAAAGGAAAAAGCATATATGCAAGGCCTACCCCCCCAACTACCCTTCCTATTTGCTCTATAACTTGCGAAATCGCAGTTGGATTCATATTATGTAATCCTTGAAAAAAACCTCTTAAAATTCCCATTGTTATTACGAATACAGGCGCAAGAGATGTAGCTATTAATGCATAGTATGATTTTCTATCCCATCTTAAAGAGGTTATTATGTTATCGGAAAAAAATATTAATATAAAGGAAAATGCCAAAGCCGTAGGAATCATAATTAAAAAAGTGGATCGAATAACTCTAAGTATACCATTTCCATCATTTTTAGCATTCATCTCCGAAATTATCTTTGATACCGCTATAGGTATCCCTGAAGATACCGCTATAAAAGTAAGATATAATGGATATGACATTTGATAATATCCCATACCTTCATCACCAAGGAGAATTTGCATTGGGATTCTAAAAAACAACCCCAAAAACCTTGCAAATATACCAGCTGCCCCTAAAATTAAGGTGCTTTTTATCAAGGTCTGTCTTTTCATAAATAATTACCCCCAATAATAAATATATAAAATTGCCCTATATTAAATATATTTTTTATTTTAGGTATTATTACTTAAGAAAAAAATAAGTGGCAGTAAGAAAAGTTCTTACTGCCACTTATGTATTATTCCATTTGCTTTCCTAAGAAATTAGCTGCCGTTTCAGCTAGCTTTAACTCTAAATCTCCAAATTCTTTTCTGTCATCATCAGTCAACATAACTACATTACCAATGGTATCTCCTTCAGCTATTATTGGAGCTATAACTTGGTACTTATATCTAGATTCATCATCATCTTCATATATAGGAATTATATCTTCTGATCCTTCACCTAAAATAATAGGCTTTCTTTCTTCCATAATTCTTTCTAAATCAGAACTGATTTTTCTATCCATATATTCTTTTCTAGATCCACCACTTATTGAAATAATACCATCTTTATCTGTTATTATTACTGTTCCTCCAAGAGATTGTTGAAGAGCATCTGCATATTCCTTTGAAAAATTACTTAACTCTTCTATTGGAGAATACTTCTTTAGTATTACGCCACCTTCCCTATCTGTAAATATCTCTAGTGGGTCTCCTTCTCTTATCCTTAAAGTTCTTCTAATTTCTTTAGGTATAACAACTCTTCCTAAATCATCTATACGTCTTACTATACCTGTTGCCTTCATTTGTTTTCCTCCTTTTATACATGTGTTACATAAAATATCCTTGTGTTATTATTATCTTTATAATTATGAAATTTTATACACATATATAAATCATTTTTTCATAGTAAGACATAATTTTCATATATTATTTTAAATTATCCTCATAAGTCTTAGCTTTTACTTCTTCTTTCCACTTTTTCATATTCTCTTCCCAAGTTTTTAATTTCTTTTCAGCTATTAATTTTTCATTTATTCTCTCTTTTACTTCTTCATATTTTTTTGCTGGATAGTCTGTTTTATCTAAAACTTTTACAATATGAAATCCATCTTCATCTTTAACTGGTGTAGTT
The nucleotide sequence above comes from Hathewaya histolytica. Encoded proteins:
- the ftsH gene encoding ATP-dependent zinc metalloprotease FtsH, whose translation is MKKFFSATTAWILVLLLAMFAGVTMLESNKTGGNVRVDQFVGYWNQNKVQSLKIQQNGSIAIVSGELKDKTKYESVISSRLIDSLVEKADTKAVKIEYTKPQSFPVWFQYLPTLLFILMLGFVFFMFMQQSQGGGGGRGVMNFGKSKARMATPDRKKVGFNDVAGADEEKAELAEVVDFLKQPKKYIEMGARIPKGVLLVGPPGTGKTLLAKAVAGEAGVPFFTISGSDFVEMFVGVGASRVRDLFEQAKKNAPCIIFIDEIDAVGRQRGAGVGGGHDEREQTLNQLLVEMDGFSGNEGIIMVAATNRPDILDPALLRPGRFDRQIVVGGPDVKGREEILKIHCRNKRLDKNINLKVLAKMTPGFTGADLENLMNEAALLAVRGNKKIVGMYELEEAITRVIAGPEKKSRVVSEKDRKLTAYHEAGHAVVRKCLEGLDPVHEISIIPRGMAGGYTMSLPEEDKSYTSKSTLLDEMVVLLGGRVAEKLILDDISTGAKNDIDRMSSIARKMTTEYGMSDVLGPISFGTGQSEVFLGRDLGHERNYSEEIASKIDQEILRLSFEAYNRAETILKENMDKLHAVAKALMEREKINGEQFEAIMRGEELESVLKEEAVELNIENETENKASQLESEYEKVEDDSLVESDKESSINKDQLKDDNQ
- the hpt gene encoding hypoxanthine phosphoribosyltransferase, which encodes MREDIKEVLYSEEELRRKTKELAERISEDYRGKELILIGILKGSVVFMSDLIKEVTIPCYMDFMAVSSYGKSTTTSGVVRILKDLDEEIEGKHVLVVEDIIDSGITLKYLIEYLKSRKPESVEIACLLNKYERRKVEIDVKYLGFEVPDYFLVGYGLDYAEKYRNLPFIGILKEEVYTN
- the tilS gene encoding tRNA lysidine(34) synthetase TilS; the protein is MIEKVMKSIRQHNMIDNGDKILVALSGGPDSVCLLHVLNKLRNELDIEICAAHVNHCLRGEESDKDEEYVVELCKNLNIELFRKRVDVKGYEKEHGVSCEVAGRNLRYNFFNELKEKYVINKIAVAHNANDQAETLLMRVMRGTGIDGLCGIKPVRDKVFIRPILNITRNEIESYCKRECLNPRIDKTNLENIYTRNKVRLELIPYMKENFNDDIIGALNRLAYNMQSDNEILDDISRQYYEKYCDIKNNKVIISKEAFKEKKGILTRIIRLALTSLTGDTYNFEKSHIYSIIDIQTHSNGKKVMLPSGIIAYNNYGEVHILFGKNLDVLKYKSTELKEQSLRIGEKNIISENMQVSLEVLDKKSIDVSDNNKYLKYFDYDKVCGNITLRYRREGDLFNPLGMQGNKKLKKAFIDMKIPKEIRDIIPLLCFNDEIAWIIGYRVSEKFKVTNKTQNVLKINIERGKANERRH